A window of Corvus hawaiiensis isolate bCorHaw1 chromosome 17, bCorHaw1.pri.cur, whole genome shotgun sequence contains these coding sequences:
- the SALL4 gene encoding sal-like protein 4: protein MSRRKQAKPQHINSEEQLPDAASGSPQDVPGDRDGEMSSKRCRTEETKICEKCCAEFFVLSEFLEHKKNCTKNPPVLIMNDSEGTVPPESFSEASLGTFPGDRMDGRTRKDIQAKGCIGSVEKREGKMDAESVGGMYLKIEPPLAPAAPGLSYLPKPKVPNTNVTLQTIRGTKVAVNQRTSDAISSSAAGFNAIPMILEQLVCLQQQQLQQIQLTEQIRIQIAMMAPHALHPSIAAATDPLKALGAHMSQQLSAAVALIGQKAGSQSLSLESLKQGKLPHSNTGIAATSSLAAGLSSSFPLKPEGSRGLPGSISQFPNPLLPQSSGSVIFQNPLSAVSSVMDSSKKGKGKPPNISVSESKPTAEEPFFKHKCKFCGKVFGNDSALQIHLRSHTGERPYKCNICGNRFTTKGNLKVHFQRHKDKYPHIKMNPYPVPEHLDNVPTSTGIPYGMSVPLDESNLIVDSKPLLTTLPTSVATGAPQTMSSLAGIKESLPGTFSSELQSRPSPESEGGSSSSGAVGHESGTEQSLSSPQATCSVSIFHVSGSNEQGSETSKLQQLVENIDKSTADPNECLICHRVLSCQSSLKMHYRTHTGERPFKCKICGRAFSTKGNLKTHYGVHRANTPLKMQHSCPICQKKFTNAVVLQQHIRMHMGGQIPNTPMPEPPCDSAEVDPAVPEKNGDIGRPEEILESIDMEEDMDSQDGPRSSSKPPTPYDAQSESPAAAAAFSGVTALENQMKIVTSSLNLQRQSSLRSSDNGSAESDGMTNDSSSVAGDPDYQNGRSPAASESASLQALSPANSQAESVRSKSPAFNNQEDSGTGNKSEGPENAPVEMEGVVGALDLTYGNIGRKVIKEEPGLHFANGEYGRSSIPAAFVRAPPALIKMELPSDRPLSTGHFIGPPALSPGVAPLLVPRPKFCRPAKQHICTTCGKNFSSASALQIHERTHTGEKPFACTICGRAFTTKGNLKVHVGTHMWNNSARRGRRLSIDNPMALLGNDPKKVSEMFPKDIMAPSVSIDPAVWNQYAAVLSNGLAVKTNEISVIQSGALPALPVPVAGGSSMNSAAASKADGAQAGAASDTEKAAAAAADNVPKHQFPHFLEENKIAVS from the exons ATGTCGCGACGGAAGCAGGCGAAGCCCCAGCACATCAACTCcgaggagcagctcccagatGCTGCAAGTG ggAGTCCACAAGACGTCCCAGGTGATAGAGATGGTGAAATGAGTTCCAAAAGGTGCCGCACGGAGGAAACCAAAATCTGTGAGAAATGCTGTGCAGAATTCTTTGTTCTCTCTGAATTCCTTGAGCATAAGAAAAATTGCACTAAAAATCCGCCTGTTCTAATCATGAATGACAGTGAGGGAACAGTCCCCCCTGAGAGCTTCTCCGAGGCCTCTCTAGGGACCTTCCCAGGCGACCGAATGGATGGCAGGACACGCAAGGACATTCAGGCAAAGGGCTGCATTGGCTCTgtggaaaagagagaaggaaaaatggatgCTGAATCGGTAGGAGGAATGTACCTTAAAATAGAACCCCCCCTCGCGCCTGCAGCTCCCGGCCTAAGCTATCTACCAAAACCCAAAGTACCAAACACTAACGTGACATTGCAGACGATCCGCGGCACTAAAGTGGCCGTGAACCAGCGGACGTCCGACGCCATCTCTTCCTCGGCAGCCGGTTTCAATGCCATCCCCATGATCCTGGAGCAGCTCgtgtgtctgcagcagcagcagctccagcagatcCAGCTGACGGAGCAGATCCGCATCCAGATTGCCATGATGGCTCCCCACGCCCTGCACCCCTCCATAGCAGCTGCTACTGACCCGCTCAAAGCTCTGGGCGCCCACATGTCCCAGCAGCTCTCGGCTGCTGTGGCTTTGATCGGACAGAAAGCTGGAAGCCAGAGCCTATCACTGGAATCCTTGAAGCAAGGAAAACTACCTCATTCTAACACTGGCATTGCAGCCACCAGCTCGCTGGCTGCTgggctctcctcctccttccccctgaAGCCCGAGGGCAGCCGAGGCCTCCCCGGCTCCATCTCTCAGTTCCCAAATCCTTTGCTACCTCAGTCCTCTGGCTCAGTCATCTTCCAGAACCCGCTTTCGGCTGTTTCGTCTGTGATGGATTCCTcaaagaaggggaaggggaaaccCCCCAACATCAGCGTGTCTGAAAGCAAACCGACTGCAGAGGAGCCCTTCTTCAAACACAAGTGTAAATTCTGTGGGAAGGTCTTTGGCAATGACAGTGCCCTGCAGATCCACCTCCGCTCCCACACCGGGGAAAGACCCTATAAATGTAACATCTGTGGGAACCGCTTCACGACCAAAGGAAACCTTAAAGTGCATTTTCAGCGTCACAAAGACAAGTACCCCCATATAAAGATGAATCCTTACCCGGTTCCTGAGCACCTGGACAATGTTCCCACTAGCACTGGAATCCCATATGGGATGTCTGTGCCACTGGATGAGTCTAACCTGATTGTGGACAGCAAACCTCTCCTAACAACCCTGCCTACCTCTGTGGCCACTGGCGCACCTCAGACCATGTCTAGCCTGGCAGGCATCAAGGAGTCTCTGCCTGGTACATTCTCAAGTGAGCTGCAGTCCAGGCCCTCTCCAGAAAGCGAGGGTGGCTCCTCCTCGTCGGGGGCAGTCGGTCACGAGTCGGGAACGGAGCAGAGCTTGAGCTCACCACAAGCTACCTGCAGCGTGAGCATCTTCCACGTAAGTGGGTCAAATGAGCAAGGCTCAGAGACATcaaagctccagcagctggttGAAAATATCGACAAATCCACTGCTGACCCTAACGAGTGCCTGATCTGTCACAGAGTGCTGAGCTGCCAGAGCTCGCTCAAAATGCATTACCGCacccacaccggggagaggccgtTCAAGTGCAAGATCTGTGGCCGTGCCTTCTCCACTAAAGGGAACCTTAAAACTCACTATGGTGTCCACCGGGCCAATACTCCCTTGAAGATGCAGCATTCTTGTCCAATTTGCCAGAAGAAGTTTACAAATGCcgtggtgctgcagcagcacatccGCATGCACATGGGCGGGCAGATCCCCAACACCCCGATGCCAGAACCCCCCTGCGACAGCGCCGAGGTGGATCCTGCTGTGCCTGAGAAGAACGGAGACATCGGTCGCCCTGAGGAGATCCTGGAAAGCATAGACATGGAAGAGGACATGGACTCTCAGGATGGCCCCAGGAGTTCTTCCAAACCTCCTACTCCGTATGATGCACAATCAGAGTcgcccgccgcggccgccgccttCTCTGGGGTTACAGCACTGGAGAACCAGATGAAGATTGTCACCTCCTCTCTGAATCTGCAGCGGCAGAGCAGTCTGAGGTCCAGTGACAACGGCTCAGCAGAAAGCGATGGCATGACAAACGATTCATCCTCTGTGGCAGGAGATCCCGACTATCAGAACGGCCGGAGCCCCGCTGCCTCCGAGTCGGCGTCGCTGCAGGCCCTGTCCCCGGCCAACAGCCAGGCTGAGAGTGTGAGGTCAAAGTCACCTGCCTTCAACAACCAGGAGGATTCAGGCACGGGGAATAAATCAGAGGGTCCTGAGAATGCTCCTGTGGAAATGGAAGGGGTTGTGGGAGCTTTGGATTTAACATACGGCAATATCGGTCGGAAGGTCATCAAAGAAGAGCCTGGGCTACACTTTGCAAATGGAGAATATG gTCGGAGCAGTATTCCAGCTGCTTTTGTCAGAGCCCCACCGGCCCTGATAAAAATGGAGCTGCCTAGCGATCGTCCCCTCAGCACTGGCCACTTCATTGGCcctccagctctgtcccctgGGGTTGCCCCTCTCCTGGTGCCACGCCCCAAGTTCTGCCGTCCTGCCAAACAGCACATCTGCACTACCTGTGGGAAGAACTTCTCCTCTGCCAGCGCCCTGCAGATCCACGAGCGGACCCACACCGGGGAGAAGCCCTTTGCCTGCACCATCTGTGGGAGAGCCTTCACCACCAAAGGAAACCTGAAG GTCCATGTAGGAACCCACATGTGGAATAACTCAGCCAGGCGGGGAAGGCGGCTGTCCATCGATAACCCCATGGCCCTGCTGGGGAACGACCCCAAGAAGGTGTCGGAGATGTTCCCCAAGGACATCATGGCACCCTCGGTGAGCATCGACCCCGCCGTGTGGAACCAGTACGCGGCCGTGCTCAGCAACGGCCTGGCCGTGAAGACCAACGAGATCTCGGTGATCCAGAGCGGGGCCCTGCCGGCCCTGCCTGTGCCCGTGGCCGGGGGCTCATCCATGAACTCTGCCGCGGCCTCCAAGGCAGACGGGGCCCAGGCTGGCGCCGCCTCCGACACGGAGAAGGccgcggctgctgctgcagacaatGTGCCAAAACACCAGTTCCCTCACTTCCTGGAGGAGAACAAAATCGCCGTTAGCTAA